Sequence from the Fibrobacter sp. genome:
CACGCCCACGAACCGCGTGCTTACTTCTATGGTGAGCCCGGAGCGTTTGCTCTTTTTGCTTAAGTACGGCATCGCTTACTTGCATGTCGAAAAAGAGAAGGATGGCCAAATTGAGAGCCGCCACGAAAAGCACATCATGCGTTACCAGCAATTTTTTGCGGCCATGATTATCCGTGAAAAACTGGCAGCGGGTGCGACATCTGGCATTGTGTGGCATACGCAGGGTTCGGGCAAGACGGCGCTTTCTTTCCACTTGAGCAAAGTACTCAAGGATTATTACGCCAAGCAGAATAAGGTTGCGAAATTTTACTTTATTGTGGACCGCCTGGATTTGCTGGAGCAGGCGACCGAGGAATTGAGCAATCGCGGCCTCAAGGTGACAACGGCAAATTCCCGCACGGAACTCATGGAACAGTTCCGCACGCAGCAGGCCTTGCAGGGCAACGCCGGTGTCGATGAAATTACCGTGGTGAACATCCAGAAGTTTGAAAATGACACCGAGAAAGTGGAAATCCCGAATTACGCCACGAATTTGCAACGCGTGTTCATTATGGACGAAGCGCATCGCGGCTACAAACCGGGCGGATGTTTCCTTTCGAACCTCTTCAATGCCGACAAGAACTCCATCAAGATTGCGCTTACCGGCACACCGCTCATCGGGAGTGAAAAGGCGAGTTGCAAGGTCTTTGGCGATTACTTCCACACGTATTATTACGACCGTTCCATTCAAGACGGCTATACGTTAAAGATTATCCGCGAAGATATCGAAACAAGTTACCGCAAAAAGCTGAACGATGCTTACGAAAGCGTACAGAAACTGGTGGAGAAGGGTTCTGTCTCGAAGGACATGATTATTCGGCACCCCACATACGTTAAGGCGTTGCTCCGCTACATCATCAACGATTTGGCGAAGTTCCGTGCCATGCAGGGCGATAACGACCTTGGCGGCATGATTATTGCTGAATCTTCGGAACAGGCACGAAACTTGTACAAGTTCTTCAATGAGATTCAGGACGAACTCAATGAAAACCGCATCCAGAAAATCAACTTGAAAGCGGGCCTGATTCTCTTCGATAGCGATGACAAGGAAACCCGCAAGCAGATTATCAACGATTTCAAGAAGAACTACACGATTGATATTCTGATTGTTTTCAACATGTTGCTGACGGGATTTGATGCGCCGCGTCTTAAGCGTTTGTATTTCGGTCGCAAAATCGAAGATCATAATTTGTTGCAGGCAATTACACGCGTGAATCGCCCGTACAAGAACATGAAACGCGGATTCTTGATTGACTTTGCCGACATCAAGAAGAATTTCGACGAGACCAATGCCGCGTATTTGCAGGAACTGAACCGCTACAACGATGCCGATACTGACCCGGACGACAACTTGCCCGACATGTACAGCCAAGTCATGGAAGACAAGGAAGCCCTTATCAACCACATGAAGGTGGCACGTCAGGCTTTGTTCAGTTATACCACCGACAACGCGGAAGTTTTCTCTACAGAGATTTCTAGCCTTGAAGACAAGAAGGTTTTGATAGAACTGCGCAAGGCGTTGGAACTGGCAAAAGATGCTGTGAACCTTGTGCGGACTTTTGGTGATGATGCACTTAAGAAAGACTTTGAGAAATTGAGCATTGAAAAACTCCCGCAGATGCTTTCGGAAGTGAACCACCGCATTGCTATTATCAACCAGAAAGAAGCCTGGAATAATAGCGATGCCACGCAGTTTGCGGTGAACGAAGCCATGATGAATATCGAGTTCAATTTCAGTTGCATCGGCACCGAAGAACTGAAAATTATCGACAACGGTACGGAACTGCGTGAAAAATACAAGCGCGCACTCCGCGGATTTCTGGATAACTTCGACCACGAAGACCCCGTATTTGTTGAATTGGAACAGGAGTTCAAGCGCATCTTTGACAAGCACGGCTTTACCCCGGAAAACCTTGCCGTTTATAACGAGCAGAACCGTGCTATGGACGATATTTTGAAGCGT
This genomic interval carries:
- a CDS encoding type I restriction endonuclease subunit R, with the protein product MPGLFTEATRVQLTAIQHLARIGYTYLGKISESGALGATPANIAFDPETNILVDIFAEQFKKLNPAATVSAQSVLSDIQKELDDDDLGQQFYKRLTSYSPLRLVDFEHPENNTYHCTAEFSCKNGDESFRPDITLFINGLPLVFIEVKKPNNVGGMVAESKRMNDERFPKKKFRRFINITQLMIFSNNMEYDAKGGVVPIEGVFYCTAAKNEARFNCFREENPKRAAIAPFHANYPYLPIPADLEKRVLMDFNVPVLKENPEYKTNLDINTPTNRVLTSMVSPERLLFLLKYGIAYLHVEKEKDGQIESRHEKHIMRYQQFFAAMIIREKLAAGATSGIVWHTQGSGKTALSFHLSKVLKDYYAKQNKVAKFYFIVDRLDLLEQATEELSNRGLKVTTANSRTELMEQFRTQQALQGNAGVDEITVVNIQKFENDTEKVEIPNYATNLQRVFIMDEAHRGYKPGGCFLSNLFNADKNSIKIALTGTPLIGSEKASCKVFGDYFHTYYYDRSIQDGYTLKIIREDIETSYRKKLNDAYESVQKLVEKGSVSKDMIIRHPTYVKALLRYIINDLAKFRAMQGDNDLGGMIIAESSEQARNLYKFFNEIQDELNENRIQKINLKAGLILFDSDDKETRKQIINDFKKNYTIDILIVFNMLLTGFDAPRLKRLYFGRKIEDHNLLQAITRVNRPYKNMKRGFLIDFADIKKNFDETNAAYLQELNRYNDADTDPDDNLPDMYSQVMEDKEALINHMKVARQALFSYTTDNAEVFSTEISSLEDKKVLIELRKALELAKDAVNLVRTFGDDALKKDFEKLSIEKLPQMLSEVNHRIAIINQKEAWNNSDATQFAVNEAMMNIEFNFSCIGTEELKIIDNGTELREKYKRALRGFLDNFDHEDPVFVELEQEFKRIFDKHGFTPENLAVYNEQNRAMDDILKRLEELRKNNEVLLRKYNGDTKFAYVHKRIREENKAREPKHQAPIISRFDEDIVQALLTIKGSIDTKVYDRNDILKQDAYFGKTVMKEIADGLALFPQIKPEMPDYQFIQQRIAKQYINQYNSYYGN